The following coding sequences are from one Primulina eburnea isolate SZY01 chromosome 15, ASM2296580v1, whole genome shotgun sequence window:
- the LOC140815474 gene encoding uncharacterized protein, with product MIHHVPLGEENFMVSVDVVLDAKAQLPIPIKFGPTIINDAVGVIVGWHKEFVIFPTTKRKGKPQSDVLANVPGQRDNFKEIEKTLPMSCKYIYSHVVRLLNESDTICINFEDAMFGRPKSIRLLREDIVRFMEMREIGARQILVYMGHLYKDLKKKDKADFFLFVDPGNIPTCPIGTDGRDLSQHIADQLEAVCRDSICFIPYNTG from the exons ATGATTCACCATGTTCCACTTGGGGAAGAGAACTTCATGGTATCTGTTGATGTTGTCTTAGATGCAAAAGCACAGCTTCCGATCCCAATTAAGTTTGGACCAACAATCATCAATGATGCTGTTGGAGTCATTGTTGGTTGGCATAAAGAGTTTGTTATTTTTCCAACGACAAAG aGGAAGGGGAAACCTCAATCAGATGTGCTTGCGAATGTTCCTGGTCAGCGCGACAATTTCAAAGAAATTGAGAAAACATTACCCATGTCGTGCAAGTATATCTACTCTCATGTTGTTCGATTGCTGAATGAATCGGATACCATATGCATTAATTTTGAGGACGCTATGTTTGGACGTCCTAAAAGCATAAGGTTGCTAAGAGAAGATATTGTACGCTTTATGGAGATGAGGGAGATAGGTGCCAGACAAATTTTAGTTTACATGGG TCACCTCTACaaagatttgaagaaaaaagacaaggctgatttttttttgtttgtggaTCCCGGTAATATTCCTACATGCCCGATTGGCACAGATGGCCGTGACTTGTCACAACATATTGCTGACCAATTGGAAGCAGTGTGTAGAGATAGCATATGCTTCATCCCCTACAACACTGGGTAA
- the LOC140815475 gene encoding uncharacterized protein — protein MEFLEEAEKPLYNGCKRYKKLSAIVKLYNTKAKHGMSDALFSDLLIDFGDMLPDNHNLPTKMKQYKDCVNCPKCGLSRWKLTKKNVEKKGVPAKVLWYFPPIPRFKRMFKSLHTSKNLTWHAETTGVPGQLRHPADSPSWKLVDHMWPDFESEPRNLRLALAADGINPYSNLSSRYSCWPIMLVTYNLPPNMCMKRKFIMLTMLISGPKQPGNDIDVYLDVLVEDLQRLWDGVDGVYDAYRRQFFTLKAVLLWTINDFPSYGNLSGCTTHGYYACPVCKEDTCAKHLENGKKMSFVGHRRFLPRFHPYRRQMKEFDGMEEHGESSTPLSGVALFDKLSEIRCVFGKKISVKGKKRKNAKDNNLEDSKEEKDFGSTDFRKCWKKKSIFFNLPYWKHLHVRHCLDVMHIEKNVFESLINTLMNVKGKTKDNVAARLDMVQMGVRPELAPKFCEKRTYLPPAACSFTKKEKLQVCQSIMDIKVPEGFSSNLKNLVSLSELKLIGLKSHDFHVLMQHFLPILIRDALPKHVRYAIIRLCFFFKDICCKVIDVAKLDKLQSDLVVTLCLLEQYFPPSFFDVMLHLTVHLVREVRLCGPVYFRWMYPFERSMKVLKSYVGSRKHPEGCIVQRYSAEEAIEFCSEYLNDLDPIGLPQSNLDPKSNIVACKTPIVVPQVDLQQAHLTVLENTEEVSPYVIEHKYFLKSMFPKKEKDERWIQDAHNKKFIDWFRAKVDAEIDSCNGGTTSTLTWLAHGPRGQVIKYSSYVINGNLYQTKARDDERVCQNSGVSLVATTMLVCSAKDKNLLMTDVTFYGVIEEIWELDYHQFQVPLFKCVWVANDKGVINNDECGFTLVNMNKIGHKNYSFVLASQVNQVFYIDDPLQKGWSIVLPVPNRCYEGDDDGWTSIPDSRPIDDVDTHCIPAHESYFRSETEGGWETNKKK, from the exons ATGGAATTTTTGGAGGAAGCAGAGAAACCTTTGTATAATGGATGTAAGCGTTACAAAAAGTTGAGTGCAATTGTGAAACTATACAACACCAAAGCAAAGCATGGGATGAGTGACGCTCTATTTTCCGATCTACTAATTGATTTTGGGGATATGCTACCAGATAATCACAACCTGCCAACCAAAAT GAAACAATATAAAGATTGCGTAAACTGCCCTAAATGTGGCTTGTCACGGTGGAAGCTAACCAAGAAGAACGTTGAGAAGAAAGGTGTTCCTGCAAAGGTGTTGTGGTATTTCCCTCCCATACCAAGATTTAAGCGCATGTTTAAATCTCTACATACCTCCAAAAATTTAACATGGCATGCAGAAACCACAGGAGTTCCCGGTCAGTTGCGTCATCCAGCTGATTCACCATCTTGGAAGTTGGTGGATCATATGTGGCCCGACTTCGAAAGTGAACCAAGAAATCTTCGCCTTGCACTTGCAGCTGATGGCATTAATCCTTATAGCAACCTTAGTAGTCGGTACAGTTGCTGGCCAATTATGTTGGTCACCTATAATCTGCCTCCAAACATGTGTATGAAGAGAAAATTCATCATGCTAACTATGCTCATTTCAGGGCCTAAACAGCCAGGAAACGATATAGATGTCTATCTTGATGTGTTAGTTGAAGATTTGCAACGACTGTGGGATGGAGTTGATGGTGTGTATGATGCTTATCGAAGACAATTTTTCACTCTTAAAGCAGTCTTACTATGGACCATCAATGACTTTCCATCCTATGGTAACCTTAGTGGATGTACTACACATGGTTATTATGCATGCCCAGTATGCAAAGAAGATACTTGTGCAAAGCATTTGGAAAATGGGAAGAAAATGTCATTTGTTGGTCATAGACGATTCCTACCACGGTTTCATCCATATCGGAGGCAAATGAAAGAGTTCGATGGTATGGAAGAACATGGAGAATCATCTACACCATTATCTGGGGTTGCTTTGTTTGACAAACTTTCTGAAATAAGGTGTGTTTTTGGAAAGAAGATTAGTGTGAAAGGTAAAAAGAGAAAGAATGCAAAGGACAATAATTTGGAAGATAGTAAAGAAGAAAAAGATTTTGGATCAACAGATTTCAGAAAATGTTGGAAGaagaaatcaatttttttcaATCTTCCTTATTGGAAACACCTGCATGTTAGGCATTGTCTCGATGTGATGCACATAGAGAAAAATGTCTTCGAATCCCTCATTAATACTTTGATGAATGTTAAAGGAAAAACCAAGGACAATGTGGCAGCTAGGTTGGACATGGTTCAAATGGGAGTTAGGCCTGAATTGGCACCTAAATTTTGTGAAAAAAGAACATATCTTCCTCCTGCTGCATGCTCATTCACAAAAAAAGAAAAGTTACAAGTTTGTCAGTCGATAATGGATATAAAAGTCCCAGAAGGTTTCTCATCGAACCTGAAAAATCTTGTGTCCTTGTCTGAGTTGAAATTGATTGGCTTGAAATCTCATGATTTTCATGTTCTAATGCAGCATTTCCTGCCAATACTCATACGTGATGCATTACCAAAACATGTTAGATATGCCATTATAAGACTATGCTTCTTCTTCAAAGATATTTGTTGCAAGGTGATAGATGTAGCCAAGTTAGATAAGCTGCAATCTGACTTGGTTGTTACACTCTGCTTATTGGAGCAGTATTTCCCCCCTTCTTTCTTCGATGTCATGCTTCACTTAACAGTTCATCTTGTTCGAGAAGTTCGATTATGTGGACCAGTGTACTTCCGGTGGATGTACCCGTTCGAAAGATCCATGAAGGTGCTTAAGAGTTATGTAGGCAGTCGTAAACATCCTGAAGGTTGCATTGTGCAGAGATATTCAGCCGAAGAAGCAATTGAGTTTTGTTCGGAATACCTAAATGACCTTGATCCTATTGGGTTGCCTCAATCAAATCTTGATCCCAAATCAAACATTGTAGCCTGCAAAACACCAATTGTAGTGCCACAAGTTGACCTTCAACAAGCACATTTGACTGTGCTGGAAAATACAGAAGAAGTATCTCCATACGTTAT TGAACATAAATATTTCCTGAAGTCAATGTTTCCGAAAAAAGAGAAAGATGAAAGGTGGATACAAGATGCTCACAATAAGAAGTTCATTGACTGGTTTCGTGCAAAG GTGGATGCTGAAATAGATAGCTGCAATGGTGGAACGACATCAACATTGACATGGCTGGCTCATGGTCCACGTGGGCAAGTCATTAAGTATAGCAGTTACGTGATAAATGGCAATTTATACCAAACAAAGGCACGGGATGATGAGAGAGTTTGCCAAAACAGTGGGGTTTCTCTAGTTGCTACCACCATGCTTGTCTGTAGTGCCAAAGATAAGAATCTCTTGATGACTGATGTGACTTTCTATGGAGTGATTGAAGAAATATGGGAGTTGGACTATCATCAATTTCAAGTTCCTCTTTTCAAGTGTGTGTGGGTTGCAAATGACAAAGGAGTTATCAACAATGATGAATGTGGATTCACCTTGGTCAATATGAACAAAATAGGGCACAAGAATTACTCATTTGTCCTTGCAAGTCAAGTCAATCAAGTCTTTTATATTGATGACCCATTACAAAAAGGGTGGTCAATTGTACTCCCTGTGCCAAATCGATGTTACGAGGGAGATGATGATGGTTGGACTAGTATTCCTGATTCTCGACCAATTGATGATGTTGATACTCATTGTATTCCGGCTCATGAAAGTTACTTTAGATCAGAAACTGAGGGTGGCTGGGAAACGAACAAGAAAAAATGA